From Novipirellula artificiosorum, the proteins below share one genomic window:
- the gatB gene encoding Asp-tRNA(Asn)/Glu-tRNA(Gln) amidotransferase subunit GatB: MTAHEVTTIIGLEVHVQLKTQTKLFCGCSAAFGAPPNTQVCPVCLGLPGALPVMNEHAIELAIRAGLAIHCSIPPMTKWDRKQYFYPDLPKGYQISQFDLPICADGYLEITDPADPDGTRHIGIIRAHLEEDAGKSMHDEVAGKSDTRIDLNRCGTPLLEIVSQPDLRSAAEVKEYLTQLKLILTHLDVSDCEMQEGSLRVDANVNLHIDVDGKKVATPIVEVKNMNSFRAVERALEYEVERQYADWENDGLTIEDNPKTTRGWDDVNQRTFVQREKEESADYRYFPDPDLLPVRIPSERVEALRQSLGELPRATYLRLQSQHDLKPYDADVIVNQGPAMIAYFERVAEVSGDAKRSSSWIQQDVMRTLKDRELSIDAFPVTSVGLGELLKLVVKGQLDNTRARDVFNYLLDHESTVDQAIQSLGIEQVDNSEIDALCQELLDANPAVVADVRSGKVQAVGSLIGQAKKKNPNANPQQVRETLLKLIG; encoded by the coding sequence ATGACAGCACACGAAGTCACGACCATCATTGGACTCGAGGTCCACGTTCAATTAAAAACGCAAACCAAGCTGTTCTGTGGATGTAGCGCTGCGTTTGGTGCGCCACCGAACACGCAGGTTTGTCCCGTCTGCCTCGGGCTCCCCGGGGCGCTGCCGGTCATGAACGAACACGCGATTGAACTTGCCATTCGGGCGGGATTGGCCATCCATTGTTCGATCCCACCAATGACCAAATGGGACCGCAAACAGTATTTCTATCCCGATCTGCCGAAGGGATATCAAATCAGCCAGTTCGATTTACCCATTTGTGCCGATGGCTATTTGGAGATCACGGATCCGGCAGATCCCGATGGCACGCGTCACATTGGGATCATCCGCGCTCATTTGGAAGAAGATGCGGGCAAGAGCATGCACGACGAGGTCGCTGGCAAGAGCGATACGCGGATCGATCTCAATCGTTGCGGTACGCCACTGTTGGAAATTGTCAGTCAACCCGATCTGCGGTCGGCCGCGGAAGTGAAGGAGTACCTCACGCAACTCAAGTTGATCCTCACTCATCTGGACGTTTCCGATTGCGAGATGCAGGAGGGTAGTTTACGGGTCGATGCCAACGTCAATCTACACATCGATGTTGACGGCAAGAAAGTTGCCACGCCGATTGTCGAAGTGAAGAACATGAACAGCTTCCGCGCGGTCGAACGGGCGTTGGAATATGAAGTGGAACGTCAGTACGCTGATTGGGAAAACGATGGATTGACGATCGAAGACAACCCCAAAACGACTCGAGGTTGGGATGATGTCAACCAGCGGACGTTTGTCCAACGAGAAAAGGAAGAGTCGGCCGATTACCGTTATTTCCCCGATCCCGATTTGTTGCCCGTCCGAATTCCGTCCGAACGAGTCGAAGCGTTGCGGCAGTCGCTCGGCGAATTGCCACGTGCAACCTACTTGCGTTTGCAAAGTCAACACGACTTGAAGCCTTACGATGCCGACGTGATCGTGAACCAAGGTCCCGCAATGATCGCCTACTTTGAACGAGTCGCCGAGGTTTCGGGCGATGCCAAGCGATCGAGTTCATGGATCCAGCAAGACGTGATGAGAACACTAAAGGATCGTGAACTCTCGATCGATGCGTTTCCCGTCACGAGCGTCGGGCTCGGTGAATTGCTGAAGCTCGTTGTAAAGGGGCAACTGGACAACACAAGAGCTCGTGACGTTTTCAACTACTTGCTTGACCATGAGTCGACAGTTGACCAAGCAATCCAGTCGCTGGGAATCGAACAGGTCGACAACAGTGAGATTGATGCGTTGTGCCAAGAACTGCTTGATGCGAATCCGGCGGTGGTCGCAGACGTTCGTAGCGGGAAGGTCCAGGCGGTGGGTTCGTTGATCGGGCAAGCCAAAAAGAAGAACCCCAACGCCAACCCACAGCAAGTTCGCGAGACACTATTGAAGTTGATTGGTTAG
- the hisB gene encoding imidazoleglycerol-phosphate dehydratase HisB: protein MTRTASIARKTGETDIKLTLNLDGDGSGTRSSGIGFLDHMLDLLAKHAMIDLDVKAIGDLHVDDHHTAEDIGIALGQAVHEALGNRAGIRRYGHFTLPMDECLVTAAVDLGGRYAFEYQAPIAAAKIGTFDSELVEHFWQSFAANSHSNLHVVLHHGRNAHHIAEGVFKATARAIRMAAESDPRSDAIPSTKGVL, encoded by the coding sequence ATGACACGCACCGCATCGATCGCTCGCAAGACGGGTGAAACCGACATCAAACTGACCCTCAACCTCGACGGCGACGGATCCGGTACGCGATCATCCGGCATCGGATTCCTCGACCACATGCTTGACCTACTGGCCAAGCACGCAATGATCGATCTCGATGTCAAAGCAATCGGTGACTTGCACGTCGATGATCACCACACCGCCGAAGACATCGGCATTGCACTTGGTCAAGCCGTGCATGAAGCACTCGGCAATCGTGCAGGCATTCGACGCTACGGTCACTTCACGTTGCCGATGGACGAGTGTTTGGTCACCGCAGCGGTGGACCTCGGTGGACGCTATGCCTTCGAGTACCAGGCTCCCATTGCAGCGGCGAAGATTGGCACGTTCGACAGTGAACTGGTCGAACACTTTTGGCAGTCGTTCGCTGCAAATTCGCACAGCAACCTGCACGTCGTGCTGCATCACGGTCGCAACGCCCACCACATCGCCGAAGGCGTTTTCAAAGCCACGGCCCGAGCCATCCGAATGGCCGCCGAAAGCGATCCACGCAGCGACGCGATCCCGAGCACCAAGGGTGTGCTGTAA
- a CDS encoding response regulator: MTNKTVFTTGEAAKICKVSQQTIIRCFDNGSLKGFRVPGSKFRRIPREQLYLFMRDNGIPTDALESGKKKLLIVDDDQDLVELISDGFERDGRFDIRTANNGFDAGMGVKEFRPDLVILDVMLPDINGKEVCQRVRSDPSLDMVKILCISGMVEHNKVDGLKAAGANDFMQKPFAVEELINRSCELLEIERGVVG; this comes from the coding sequence ATGACCAATAAAACGGTTTTTACAACAGGCGAAGCGGCCAAGATTTGTAAGGTCAGCCAGCAGACAATTATCCGGTGTTTCGACAACGGGTCGCTGAAGGGGTTTCGTGTCCCTGGCAGCAAGTTCCGCCGAATTCCTCGTGAACAGCTTTATTTGTTCATGCGGGACAACGGGATTCCGACCGATGCACTTGAAAGTGGTAAGAAGAAGCTGCTGATTGTTGACGATGACCAAGACTTGGTTGAATTGATCAGTGACGGTTTTGAGCGCGACGGTCGGTTTGACATTCGCACGGCGAACAATGGGTTTGACGCTGGAATGGGTGTCAAAGAGTTTCGTCCCGACTTGGTCATTCTTGATGTGATGCTTCCCGACATCAACGGCAAGGAAGTTTGCCAACGTGTCCGCAGCGATCCGTCCTTGGATATGGTCAAGATTTTGTGCATATCGGGGATGGTCGAGCACAACAAGGTTGACGGCTTGAAGGCGGCTGGTGCAAACGATTTTATGCAAAAACCGTTTGCAGTCGAAGAGTTGATCAACCGGTCGTGTGAGTTGCTTGAAATTGAACGTGGTGTCGTTGGTTAG
- a CDS encoding Uma2 family endonuclease, which yields MSNVLDIPEVRAAAVRLTPAQYHRLYEMGVLPEKTELLSGIVIEKMPKSPLHTWMVLFLQKWLIATVGNGFQVRKEDPLTLYDSEPEPDISVVAGTPDDFRLQHPSSAKLVIEVALNSEGMDRQKAEIYAAAGIEEYWMVLPSSKAIEVFRDCSDGRYQSCIRFDEASTLSPLLAPHSPLPIGELFANTTA from the coding sequence ATGTCAAACGTATTGGATATCCCAGAGGTGCGAGCCGCGGCGGTTCGATTGACGCCGGCTCAGTACCATCGACTTTATGAAATGGGAGTCCTTCCTGAAAAAACCGAGTTGTTATCCGGAATCGTGATAGAGAAAATGCCTAAATCTCCACTTCACACCTGGATGGTCCTTTTTCTTCAAAAATGGCTCATCGCTACCGTTGGCAATGGTTTTCAAGTTCGTAAGGAAGACCCACTCACCTTATATGATTCCGAGCCCGAACCCGACATTTCGGTCGTTGCGGGAACGCCGGACGATTTTCGGCTCCAACATCCATCATCAGCGAAGTTGGTCATTGAAGTGGCTTTGAACAGCGAAGGGATGGATCGTCAAAAAGCCGAGATCTATGCAGCTGCGGGAATCGAGGAGTATTGGATGGTTCTGCCCAGCAGCAAGGCAATCGAAGTTTTTCGCGATTGTTCGGACGGCCGATATCAATCCTGTATCCGCTTCGACGAAGCATCGACCTTGTCACCTCTGCTGGCGCCCCATTCGCCGCTGCCGATCGGCGAGTTGTTTGCGAACACGACGGCTTGA
- a CDS encoding sensor histidine kinase — protein MRLLPCLRFGSYRWWLPRSHDATETLAGLLLRSEHRGATSRTDATSSTVARTVSCFREDPPLFLFAAISYPGRDATLTELASWLAENACGLLAGGDAFLGAPEISRPMQHRWSELHGYHKTLPPSRWIDEAHRWLEVTGPAVPEVWRQQWARVSWDDWRINRPDGESSPDMLQQLARRMQHLECIERSFDRRLHKSKLAALKQLAYGLSHEINNPLANISSRAQQLQRDEVEPRRRQVLQKIVDQVYRAHEMIADLMFYANPPEPRIAQWDLNELIAEVASEFVDEAKQLSIRLETETSSDAFSANIDGEMVGEALRVLLRNSIEAIGAEGTIVVSVVRDNESALIHVADSGPGLLGHAREHAFDPYFSGREAGRGLGLGLCRAYRIAKLHHADITLAGGPIGCVATISLRIP, from the coding sequence ATGCGTTTGCTTCCATGCCTGCGCTTCGGATCATACCGATGGTGGCTACCGAGATCGCATGACGCCACGGAAACGCTCGCGGGTCTGCTGTTGCGCAGCGAGCATCGTGGTGCCACAAGTCGAACCGATGCGACGTCATCGACGGTCGCTAGAACGGTTTCGTGCTTCCGCGAGGACCCGCCGCTGTTTTTGTTTGCAGCGATTTCGTACCCGGGACGCGATGCGACGTTGACGGAACTGGCGAGTTGGCTCGCGGAAAACGCTTGCGGTCTGCTGGCCGGTGGTGATGCGTTTCTTGGTGCTCCTGAGATTTCACGTCCGATGCAACACCGTTGGAGTGAGCTTCACGGATACCACAAAACGTTGCCACCGAGTCGTTGGATCGACGAAGCCCATCGATGGTTAGAGGTGACTGGGCCAGCGGTGCCTGAGGTTTGGCGACAGCAATGGGCGCGAGTCTCATGGGATGATTGGCGAATCAATCGGCCCGACGGTGAGAGCTCGCCGGACATGCTACAACAACTTGCCCGCCGAATGCAGCATCTGGAGTGCATCGAACGTTCGTTTGATCGACGATTGCACAAAAGCAAGCTCGCCGCGCTAAAACAACTTGCTTATGGCTTGAGCCACGAGATCAACAATCCGCTGGCAAATATTTCATCGCGAGCTCAGCAATTGCAGCGTGACGAAGTCGAACCACGCAGACGGCAAGTGTTGCAGAAGATCGTCGATCAAGTCTATCGAGCTCACGAGATGATCGCCGATTTGATGTTCTATGCGAATCCACCCGAACCTCGGATTGCCCAATGGGACTTGAATGAATTGATCGCTGAAGTCGCCTCGGAGTTTGTCGACGAAGCAAAGCAGCTTTCGATCCGGCTCGAAACCGAAACCTCGTCGGATGCATTCTCGGCGAACATCGACGGTGAGATGGTTGGAGAGGCGTTGCGAGTCTTGTTGCGAAATTCGATCGAGGCGATTGGGGCGGAGGGAACGATCGTGGTTTCCGTCGTCCGCGACAACGAATCTGCGCTGATTCATGTTGCTGACAGCGGGCCGGGACTATTGGGTCACGCTCGCGAGCATGCATTCGATCCCTACTTTAGTGGTCGCGAAGCGGGACGAGGCTTAGGACTCGGGCTCTGCCGAGCCTACCGAATCGCCAAGTTGCACCATGCCGACATCACACTTGCGGGTGGTCCGATCGGCTGTGTCGCAACGATTTCGTTGCGGATCCCTTAG
- the gatA gene encoding Asp-tRNA(Asn)/Glu-tRNA(Gln) amidotransferase subunit GatA: MLDSAKELLRMQESGDLTAVEITEQALAAIQHSDPQINAFTHVAAELAVDAARRVDAKRLAGEALGPLAGIPVAVKDVLCTADMPTTCSSRMLKGFQPPYDATVIHKLREADAVLIGKTNMDEFAMGASTETSAFGVTRNPWDTDRTPGGSSGGAAACVAAGNVPLSLGSDTGGSIRQPAAFCGVTGLKPTYGRVSRYGLVAFASSLDQVGPIAWSVDDVALLLESIAGFEPRDSTSLNQGVPNYSEILQTTDLRGLKIGILRESSENKAVDHAILAAVHHAGDVFRSCGAELVEVNLPHSEYWVPTYYVIAPCEASSNLSRYEGAHYGHRTESIDSNSEQGPLVSAYCRSREEGFGAEVKRRIMVGMYALSEGYADKYYNQALKVRRLIKGDFDAAFTQCDLLLGPVTPSSAFRIGEKVDDPIQMYLCDLFTVGANLAGLPAISLPGGFDEHGLPIGIQLQAPVLEESRLLFAAGAFQSVTDYHTKRP, from the coding sequence ATGCTCGATTCCGCGAAGGAATTGCTGCGAATGCAAGAAAGCGGTGATCTGACCGCCGTCGAAATTACTGAACAAGCACTCGCGGCCATCCAACACTCCGACCCTCAAATCAATGCGTTCACGCACGTTGCCGCAGAATTGGCGGTCGACGCGGCGCGGCGTGTGGATGCAAAACGTTTGGCGGGCGAAGCTCTTGGTCCGTTGGCCGGGATTCCCGTCGCGGTCAAGGATGTGCTGTGTACCGCCGACATGCCGACGACCTGTTCTTCGCGGATGCTGAAAGGCTTTCAGCCACCTTATGATGCCACCGTGATCCACAAGCTTCGCGAAGCGGATGCGGTTCTGATTGGCAAAACGAATATGGACGAATTCGCGATGGGCGCGAGTACGGAGACCAGTGCATTTGGTGTCACGCGCAACCCTTGGGACACCGATCGTACACCGGGGGGCAGTAGCGGCGGGGCGGCGGCGTGTGTCGCTGCGGGCAACGTTCCGTTGAGTCTCGGCAGCGATACCGGGGGGTCGATCCGCCAACCGGCAGCATTTTGTGGTGTGACAGGACTCAAGCCGACTTATGGTCGAGTGAGCCGATATGGATTGGTCGCATTTGCCAGCAGCCTCGATCAAGTCGGCCCAATCGCGTGGTCGGTTGACGACGTTGCGCTCTTGCTCGAGTCGATCGCCGGGTTTGAACCGCGGGATTCAACGTCACTCAACCAAGGCGTTCCCAACTACAGTGAGATCCTGCAAACGACCGACCTGCGTGGATTGAAGATCGGTATCCTCCGAGAATCTTCGGAAAACAAAGCGGTCGATCACGCCATTCTGGCGGCGGTTCATCACGCCGGTGATGTGTTCCGCAGTTGTGGTGCGGAATTGGTTGAAGTGAATTTGCCCCACAGCGAGTATTGGGTGCCCACCTATTATGTCATCGCTCCGTGTGAAGCCAGCAGTAACTTGTCTCGCTACGAAGGAGCCCACTACGGCCATCGCACCGAGTCGATCGACAGCAACAGTGAACAGGGACCATTGGTCTCCGCCTACTGTCGAAGCCGCGAAGAGGGATTTGGGGCGGAAGTCAAACGTCGCATCATGGTTGGCATGTATGCGTTGAGCGAAGGCTACGCGGACAAATATTACAACCAGGCCCTAAAAGTTCGCCGCTTGATTAAGGGCGATTTTGACGCTGCGTTCACGCAGTGCGATCTGTTGCTTGGTCCCGTCACCCCCTCTTCGGCGTTTCGAATCGGCGAGAAGGTGGATGATCCGATCCAGATGTACTTGTGCGACTTGTTTACCGTCGGTGCAAACCTAGCGGGCCTTCCGGCAATCTCGCTGCCGGGTGGTTTCGATGAGCATGGACTTCCCATTGGCATCCAGTTGCAAGCTCCTGTGCTGGAGGAATCACGACTCCTGTTTGCGGCCGGAGCGTTCCAATCTGTAACCGACTACCACACCAAACGACCATGA
- the hisC gene encoding histidinol-phosphate transaminase, giving the protein MSDNVIFRPALSQMLPYTPGEQPAPGKTVKLNTNENPYPPNPTVVAAIQNAATGALNRYPDPVATAFRRAAAEALGLPGPEWILAGNGSDEILTILVRGFVGENQKLRLPYPSYILYRTLADIQGATWEQVAFEDGWKLPAAFGNTPDDVRLVFLPNPNSPSGTVLSLEEVESLAAQMTCPLVVDEAYADFSGANCIDLVKKHENILVTRTLSKSYGLAGLRFGFLIAQPHVVSELAKIKDSYNCDMLSIAAATAAISDKTWLGDVVAKMNATRDRMTDRLTQMGFDVTPSYANFVWCTHPSGQHHAMYEFLKNNQILVRYMQFPDWGDGLRISVGTDDQIDALFMLLESHLKNL; this is encoded by the coding sequence GTGTCCGACAACGTTATTTTCCGCCCTGCCCTTTCGCAGATGCTTCCCTATACGCCGGGTGAACAACCGGCTCCGGGTAAGACCGTCAAACTGAATACAAACGAGAATCCGTATCCCCCGAATCCAACCGTCGTCGCTGCGATCCAAAATGCTGCAACAGGTGCGCTCAACCGATACCCTGATCCTGTTGCAACCGCTTTCCGCCGAGCAGCGGCCGAGGCATTGGGCCTTCCGGGGCCAGAGTGGATTTTGGCGGGCAACGGCAGCGATGAAATTCTTACGATTCTCGTACGAGGCTTTGTTGGTGAGAATCAAAAATTGCGTCTGCCCTACCCCAGCTATATTCTGTATCGCACTTTAGCTGACATCCAAGGAGCGACGTGGGAACAAGTCGCGTTTGAGGACGGATGGAAATTGCCGGCCGCGTTTGGAAACACGCCCGACGATGTTCGTTTGGTGTTTCTGCCCAACCCGAACAGCCCAAGCGGCACGGTGCTGTCACTTGAAGAGGTCGAATCCCTTGCGGCCCAGATGACTTGTCCGTTGGTCGTTGATGAGGCTTACGCCGATTTTTCCGGTGCCAACTGCATTGATCTGGTCAAAAAACACGAGAATATTCTCGTCACACGAACGCTCAGCAAGTCTTATGGATTGGCGGGCTTGCGCTTCGGATTTTTGATTGCCCAGCCTCATGTTGTTTCAGAATTGGCAAAGATCAAGGATAGCTACAACTGCGACATGCTTTCGATTGCCGCGGCAACCGCAGCGATTTCCGACAAGACATGGCTTGGAGACGTGGTCGCGAAGATGAATGCGACGCGCGACCGGATGACGGATCGCTTGACGCAAATGGGCTTCGATGTCACTCCGTCCTACGCCAATTTCGTGTGGTGCACTCACCCAAGTGGTCAACATCATGCGATGTACGAATTCCTGAAGAACAACCAAATCCTCGTCCGATACATGCAATTCCCCGATTGGGGCGATGGACTTCGGATCTCGGTCGGTACCGATGACCAAATCGACGCTTTGTTCATGCTGCTGGAAAGTCACCTAAAGAACCTATGA
- the hisD gene encoding histidinol dehydrogenase, whose translation MPKTPQSPLNIQRVDARSGSAEILRQLREKLSPSGDVVSPRGRALTEQVFGKPLTPVEVVQTICHDVQTEGTPALLRYLRSLDNADLCADQLRVPADDLAQAHAGADPELIGSIRRIRDNVAEFQTAILHQDVTIEPKPGVRLTQRYVPLRRIGVCVPGGAAAYPSTVLMTVVPAQIAGVKEIAVVAPPTTFGAYNTDMLATCHELGVTEVYRMGGAQAVAALAYGCDCVPAVDKIVGPGNLFVALAKKLVFGTVDIDSFAGPSEVIIVADATARADFIAADLLAQAEHSPGSAILITWEESLIDSVYQELVKQVARLERNDLTLESLEAFGALILVRDEQQACALTDEFAPEHLHIETANPRDQIAKIRNSGAAFLGHHTPVALGDYAAGPSHVLPTGGTCTWAAGLSSNSFLRSGSVTEFDEPALQEIAPDVERLAEKEGLTAHARSVSIRR comes from the coding sequence ATGCCTAAAACACCCCAGTCTCCATTGAATATTCAACGCGTCGACGCACGAAGCGGCTCCGCCGAAATTTTGCGTCAATTACGAGAAAAACTCAGCCCTTCGGGGGATGTCGTCAGTCCTCGCGGCCGTGCGCTTACCGAGCAGGTGTTTGGCAAGCCGCTGACGCCGGTCGAAGTGGTTCAAACGATCTGCCATGATGTGCAAACCGAAGGCACCCCTGCCCTGCTCCGCTACCTGCGCTCGCTCGACAACGCCGATTTGTGCGCGGACCAGCTCCGCGTTCCGGCCGATGACTTGGCCCAAGCTCATGCCGGTGCCGATCCCGAGTTGATCGGATCGATCCGCCGGATTCGCGACAACGTCGCCGAATTCCAGACAGCGATCCTGCACCAAGACGTCACGATCGAGCCAAAACCAGGCGTACGTCTGACTCAGCGTTACGTACCGCTTCGCCGCATCGGCGTCTGTGTGCCTGGGGGGGCAGCCGCCTATCCGTCCACCGTCTTGATGACGGTCGTCCCCGCTCAAATCGCCGGCGTCAAGGAAATCGCGGTGGTCGCACCGCCAACGACGTTCGGTGCGTACAACACCGACATGTTAGCAACGTGCCACGAACTTGGCGTCACCGAAGTCTATCGGATGGGCGGAGCCCAAGCGGTTGCTGCGTTGGCCTACGGATGTGATTGCGTTCCCGCAGTGGACAAAATCGTTGGCCCGGGCAACCTCTTCGTGGCTCTGGCGAAGAAACTTGTTTTCGGCACCGTGGACATCGATTCGTTTGCAGGCCCAAGTGAAGTGATCATCGTGGCCGATGCGACCGCGCGAGCGGACTTCATCGCGGCCGACTTGTTGGCTCAAGCGGAGCATTCCCCTGGTTCCGCAATCCTCATCACTTGGGAAGAGTCGCTGATTGATTCGGTCTATCAAGAACTTGTCAAGCAAGTCGCGAGATTGGAGCGAAACGACTTGACGCTCGAGAGTCTGGAAGCATTCGGGGCATTGATCTTGGTTCGCGATGAGCAACAAGCGTGTGCCTTGACTGACGAGTTCGCTCCAGAGCACCTGCATATCGAGACAGCGAACCCGCGAGACCAAATCGCAAAGATCCGCAATAGTGGAGCTGCATTTCTCGGTCACCACACACCGGTCGCACTCGGTGATTACGCGGCGGGACCCAGCCACGTGTTGCCCACCGGCGGAACGTGTACATGGGCCGCAGGCCTCTCAAGCAACAGCTTCCTGCGGAGCGGCAGTGTCACCGAGTTTGACGAACCTGCGCTACAAGAAATCGCTCCTGATGTCGAACGGCTTGCCGAAAAAGAAGGGCTCACGGCACACGCCCGCAGCGTTTCGATTCGGCGTTAA
- a CDS encoding vWA domain-containing protein, which yields MGSTLSIGSTHAVVAVSIAAMAMTLMLGWMACRRARFRRQVVSLELLRLLLVGFAVFLLNQPELLEELPSEVKPTFAVLVDQSASMMTRDIETGTKTVGTREQAVAPVLDESTWSELSRRGDVVRVPFASEGAGHATDLHQVLSSSEKQYPNLRAIVLASDGDWNTGPPPVEAAAELRARGVPIFVVPVGSVDRMPDLQLLRFDVPAFAAVGKPLRIPLTLESSLSRDHLAVVSLTDSDGDVLKKEFMIEPMSRTNEAIVWTPRSLGSQSLTLSLAAAGEERILDNNELSASLTVREEKLNVLIVESQPRWEYRFLRNALSRDPAVEVSCLLFHPGLSKRGGGNRDYIQSFPEDLGELTQYDVVFLGDVGVGKDQLTLSQTEQVRGLVEQHASGLVVVPGIAGHTLSLVDTPIGDLLPVDLDRSRPSGQGSELAHALALTESGRRSLLTRLADDEDDNRQVWDRLPGFQWHAPVIRAKQGSDVLAVDRDASNEHGRIPLMVTQSFGNGKVLFVGFDSVWRWRSGVEDLYHYRFWGQVVRWMAYQRNMAKGKSIRLFYSPEQPHVGQTLSLTATVLDDQRAPLSDGDVSIETIAPSGKAESVQLNLVDPIWGVYAGNYTPSEAGSHKMKLWCKETSETLETSVFVQLADVERIGKPARPEVLEELAKLTRGRVLRVDEIASFADTLLAMPDPPAEVRRVRLWSHPATVLVMIGLAALFWIGRKMAGLT from the coding sequence ATGGGGTCGACGCTCTCGATCGGTTCCACTCATGCGGTCGTTGCCGTGTCCATTGCCGCGATGGCGATGACGCTGATGCTCGGCTGGATGGCTTGTCGCCGAGCCCGGTTTCGCAGGCAGGTGGTTTCGCTTGAGTTGTTGCGTTTGTTGTTGGTGGGATTCGCGGTGTTTCTCCTCAATCAACCCGAGTTACTTGAGGAGCTTCCTTCGGAAGTGAAGCCGACTTTCGCGGTTCTCGTCGATCAATCCGCAAGCATGATGACTCGGGATATCGAAACGGGAACCAAGACGGTGGGGACACGCGAGCAAGCCGTTGCACCGGTTTTGGATGAATCCACTTGGAGTGAGCTTTCTCGTCGAGGCGATGTCGTTAGGGTCCCGTTTGCAAGCGAGGGCGCTGGTCATGCGACCGATCTGCACCAAGTGCTTTCGTCGAGCGAAAAGCAATACCCGAACCTGCGTGCGATTGTGTTAGCGTCCGACGGTGACTGGAACACGGGTCCGCCGCCCGTTGAAGCGGCCGCGGAACTACGTGCTCGTGGGGTGCCGATTTTTGTGGTGCCGGTCGGTAGCGTTGACCGTATGCCCGATTTGCAATTGCTTCGGTTTGACGTCCCTGCGTTCGCCGCAGTCGGTAAACCGCTACGCATTCCGCTGACGTTGGAAAGCTCGTTGTCGCGAGATCATTTGGCTGTCGTGTCACTCACCGATTCCGATGGAGACGTGCTTAAAAAGGAGTTCATGATCGAGCCGATGAGCCGAACGAACGAGGCCATCGTCTGGACGCCACGCAGTCTCGGTTCGCAATCATTGACGTTGTCACTTGCTGCGGCTGGGGAGGAGCGGATTTTGGACAACAACGAGCTTTCGGCATCACTGACGGTGCGCGAGGAAAAGCTCAACGTGTTGATTGTGGAATCGCAGCCTCGCTGGGAATACCGTTTTCTGAGAAACGCATTGTCGCGAGATCCGGCCGTGGAGGTGTCGTGTTTGTTGTTCCATCCAGGACTCAGCAAACGAGGTGGCGGCAATCGGGATTACATCCAATCGTTTCCTGAGGATCTTGGTGAGTTAACGCAATACGATGTTGTTTTTCTTGGCGATGTGGGGGTCGGCAAGGATCAATTGACTCTATCGCAAACCGAGCAAGTACGGGGGTTGGTCGAGCAACATGCCAGCGGTTTGGTTGTCGTTCCTGGGATTGCGGGGCATACGTTGTCACTTGTCGATACGCCAATCGGCGACCTGTTGCCTGTCGATTTGGACCGCTCACGTCCCAGCGGCCAAGGTAGTGAACTCGCCCATGCCTTAGCGTTAACGGAGTCTGGACGACGTAGTTTGTTGACGCGGTTGGCTGATGACGAAGACGACAATCGTCAAGTTTGGGATCGTCTGCCCGGTTTCCAATGGCATGCCCCCGTGATTCGAGCGAAACAAGGAAGCGATGTGTTGGCGGTCGATCGTGATGCTTCGAACGAACATGGCCGAATCCCCCTGATGGTGACGCAAAGTTTTGGCAATGGCAAAGTCCTCTTTGTCGGCTTCGACAGCGTGTGGCGTTGGCGAAGCGGTGTCGAGGATCTGTATCACTATCGATTTTGGGGGCAAGTGGTGCGTTGGATGGCGTACCAGCGAAACATGGCCAAAGGCAAATCAATACGGTTGTTTTATTCACCAGAGCAGCCTCACGTGGGACAGACGCTCTCGCTGACGGCGACGGTTCTCGACGACCAGCGAGCACCGCTCAGCGATGGCGATGTCTCGATCGAGACAATTGCCCCTTCGGGAAAAGCAGAAAGCGTGCAATTGAACCTGGTGGATCCGATCTGGGGAGTCTATGCCGGTAACTACACACCGAGTGAGGCTGGCTCTCACAAGATGAAATTGTGGTGCAAGGAGACCAGCGAGACGCTCGAAACAAGCGTTTTCGTGCAGCTTGCCGACGTCGAGCGGATTGGAAAACCTGCCCGACCTGAGGTGCTCGAGGAACTTGCCAAGCTCACCCGGGGGCGGGTGCTGCGGGTCGACGAGATCGCATCGTTCGCAGACACCCTTCTGGCGATGCCTGATCCGCCAGCGGAAGTTCGTCGCGTTCGATTATGGAGTCACCCGGCGACGGTTCTGGTCATGATCGGGTTGGCGGCGCTGTTTTGGATCGGTCGCAAGATGGCCGGTTTGACCTGA